AGTGCAGAAACCTATTCAAAACCAATTCGTTTTTCTACTCCTATTGAATTGTATGCACAAGCGTTTCGAAAAGATGAACCTATTGGATTTCCATTGAAAAAAATGTTCTCGACTGGTTTCAGTGAAAAATGTAAAGTTACCTACACCAACCCATATAGTGAAAGTTATAACGGTGGTGGAGATCAGGCTTTATTTAACAATAAATTTGCGAATGCACGTGGTGATGACCCTAATTGGCAGGGACTTCCTAAAAAAGATTTCGAAGTAACCATCGATTTAGGCGAATCGAATAAGCTATCCTATATTGGTTTGAACTTTTTTCAACATATTGACGCTACGTCTGTAATGTTACCAACTGAGGTAACAATAGCTGTTTCGGAAGATGGCACTACTTATGAAACTGTTTTTAACCAAGCATTGAGATCCATTAAATCCAGAGCTCCAATTATAAAAAGAATAGAAGCCAAATTTACTGCACACAATGTTTCTTTTGTTAAAATTACTGCGAAAAACAGAGGGAAATTACCTGAATGGCATATCCGCAAAGGAGATGCATGGGTATTTATAGATGAGATATCAATGAAATAGAGTAGAGATCCATTTTTTTTAACAACCTGTTCTTAAGGCAATTAAACTATACATGTATTAATTATCGTGATTATAAGAGTTATACAAAGTTAAATAATGGTTAAAAACATTCGTATAGGTATGTTTTAATGTACATTTGCATCATGCAACAAGATTTAAAGTCAGAGCTGACTAAACAATTAATAATAGATAATGCTTTTAACCTATTTTACGAAAAGGGGTTTAAAACGACCAGTATTGAAAAAATAATGAAAGCCACAACACTTTCAAAAGGTGCATTTTATCATCATTATAAAAACAAAAAAGAATTAGGACTAGAAGTTATTGACTTGAAAATACAAAAAAGAGTTTATGATGGTATGATTTCCCCTTTAGGCGAATCTGGTGATGCGTTTAAAATAATAGAATCTACTTTTCTAAATAGAATAAAGTCATTTCCTTTTTATGATAAAAAACATGGATGTCCGATGAATAATTTTATTAATGAAATTGGAGATTATGAATTGGCCTATCAAAATGCACTAAAAAGTATTGTTGAAAATTGGAAAAACGCTCTTATAGCATTAATAGAAAGAGGAAAAATAGAAAATTCAATTAACAAGAGTGTTTCTAGTAAAGCAGTTGCTGTTTATTTAATAAGTGCTTTTGAAGGCATTAGAGGGCTGAGAAAACTTTACGTTGACGATTTGATTCTTGACGATTACATCATGGGACTCTCTTTATATTTAAAACAATTAAAACCCTAATTCTTTGCATCTAAAACATACGCAATAGAATGTTTATAAAAATTAAAAAAAATGGAAAATAACAGAAGAAATTTTATCAAAAAAACAGCATTAGTAGGATTAGCTGGTGCTGCCATACCTCAATTTGGTTTTGCCAAAAATAACCTTAACCGTGAAATTGACAATAACTTTATAATTAGACCTAAAGTACTTTTTTTCGATGTAAACGAGACCTTACTTGACTTAACTGCGATGAAAAATAGTGTTGGAAAAGCACTTGGAAATAGAAGTGATTTATTACCCTTATGGTTTACAACCATGTTGCAATACTCATTAGTTTCTACTGTAGGAAGGCAATACAAAGACTTTGGAGTAATTGGGGCTGCAGCTTTGCAGATGGTAGCATCAAACAATAATATATCTATTTCTGAAACAGAAGCTAAAGAAGCTATTTTAGGTCCGATACGATCGTTGCCTGCACATCCTGAAGTAAAAAAAGCACTTACGGAATTAAAAAATGCCGGATATAAATTGGTATCATTTACAAACTCATCAAACAAGGGTGTTGAAACACAATTTAAAAATGCAGGATTACTTGACTTTTTTGACGACAGATTAAGTGTTGAAGATATTGGTAAATTTAAACCGCATGCCGATACTTACGATTGGGCAGCCAGAAAAATGGGTATTGCATCCAATGAATGCTTATTAGTTGCGGCTCATGGTTGGGATATTGCAGGTGCTCTTTGGGCAAATTGGAGAGCAGCCTTTATCAGCAGGCCTGGGGCACAATTATATCCATTAGCTCCAACTCCTGAAATTAACGAGTCGGATTTAGCATTGATAACTAAAAAATTAATTGCACTAAAATAATAGCTCCATATTATTTCCTAAATCGTAAATAGAGCACAACTTTAAAACAACTTAACCGTGCTAACTATTTTACTTTACCATTTATAGTTGATGGTGCAAAAAAACAAAAAAATATCATGAAACAAGATAGTATAGAAAGACCTTTAGAAAAAGAATTAAACGATCGAAAAGCGAGTTTTGAAGCATCTGCTTCCAATGAGAAAAAAACAAAATACGCGGCAGGAATAAAATCTGTAGCAAAGAGACATATTGTAAGCAACGCTTTGCAAGTTGGAGATACTGCTATTAACTTTACCCTTACAAATGCATCTGGTAAAAACATAACTTTATTTGATGAACTTAAAAATGGCCCCGTCTTATTAATGTGGTATCGTGGTGGATGGTGTCCCTATTGTAACATGGCACTACATTACATGCAAGAATCTCTTTCAGAATTTAAGAAATATGGTGCTAATTTATTGGCATTAACTCCTGAGGTTCCAGACCATTCAATTACCACGAAAGAAAAAAACGAATTACAATTTGAAGTTTTAAGCGATATTGATAATGAGGTTGCTCGTCAATATAAGGTAGTTTATAAATTAACTGATGACGTTGCAGAAATTTATGAAAATAGTTTTGAATTGAGTAAATATAATGGCAATGACAAGGCTGAACTACCACTCGCTGCTACTTATATTATTGGGCAAGATAAAGTTATTAAATATGCGTTTTTAGATGCTGACTATAGAAACAGAGCTGAGCCGAATGATTTAATCACATTCTTAAAACAAAATTAAATGAAGAAAATTATAGATCAAATAATCAATATTATTACCATAGCGGTGATGACCTTTTTTGCAATTCCTAAATTATTGGCTAAACCTCAAAGTACTGCTGGCTTTATTCAATTTGAAAAAGTCATTCACTTAGATGCAGATTTCTTCAGAATCTTTACAGGAATCTCAGAATTAAGCTTAGCCCTACTTGTACTTATTTTTATATTCAATAAAAACGAAACAATTGGTAAAATAGCTTATACATTTTTATTAGTAACCATGGTAACAGCATTAGGTCTTGAATTTTTTGCTAGACCAGAACCAAAAATAGTACTTGTAATTATAGCAATTTTTCTAGCTTTGTTATCAATTTACAAACTGAAATCGATAAATAAGTTGCCTAAAATAAAATTATGAAATTAGAGAAAAAAGTAATTATTGTAACGGGTTCTTCTAAGGGTATAGGTAAAGAAATTGCCTTACTTTTAGCTAAAAATGGAGCAAAAGTAGTTGTAAATCATTCGAATAGTGAAGCTGAAGCACAAACAACAGTAGAAAGCATTTTAAAAAAGGGAGGCAATGCTATTTCTATAAAAGCAGATGTCAGCCAAAAAGATGAAGTTATTCATTTATTTGATAAAACCATTGAAACATATGGCAAAGTTGATGTCCTTATAAATAATGCTGGTATCATGTTTTCTAAAAAATTAAAAGACAATACCCAAGAAGATTTTAGTAGACTATTTGATGTAAATGTAAGAGGGGTTTTTAACACCTTGCAAGAAGCAGATAGCAAACTGGCAAATCATGGAAAAATTATCAATTTATCGTCAAGTACTGTGAAATTAATGTTTCCTACCTATGCTCTTTACTCAGCTTCTAAGGCTGCCGTTGAGCAAATGACACGTGTGTTTTCAAAAGAAATAGGTAGAGGTATTTCTGTAAATGCCCTTGCCCCAGGCCCAACAGAAACCAACTTGTTTTTAGAAGGAAAAACGCCCGAATTTATTGAAAAACTAAGTGCAATGAATGCATTTAATAGATTAGCACAACCAATTGATATTGCCAACGTTGTTTTGTTTTTAGCAAGTGATGAATCCAAATGGATATCAGGTCAAGTAATAGGAGCCAATGGAGCAATGGTTTAAATTATAAATAGAGGCTTTCATTTTAAGTTATTATTATACAGTTTTGAAAGCCTTTACAATTTCAAAAGTTTAAAATCTAAAACCAATAGAAGCTCCAACTCTACGGACAAAATCTGTAGCTATATTATCATTTGAAGTATAAAGATTCCTTCCAAATCCTCCATAGATTTCAAATACAAAGCCTTTGCCACTGACAAACTTTCCACCAACCGAAACACCTATTGCAAAATTATTCGAAGTAGCTTCGTAATCTTCAACAACAGGGTCATATTCATTTTCATAACCTGAATTATTAAAGTTTTCTTGAACATTATACATTCCAAAGCCCTCAATAAAAAAGGCCCTGGTATATCTATTTAAAAAATTGTAGCGATAATAGGGTGTAACGGCTAATTTTTCGTTGTAATACAATTCAAATACATCTTCAAAATCAGACAATTCATTATCTTTTAAATTGAAGAAAAAAGATACTCCAACTGAAGATTGTTCATCTAACAAGTGTTCATAGGAAAAATCGATCACCTTTAACCCAATGAGATTAAAAACATTAACTTTTAATTCATTTCGCCTGATAGAATCACTATCCTCTTGAGCAAAAGAAATTAATGTCAATGAAAAAAGTGAGATTATTAATAATTTCTTCATAAAATAAGTTGAGAGTTCTATTTCAAAACCAACAATTCTAACTTAAAAAATTGGAATCGTTAGTAATCATTTTACCATGCGTGCCCCCTAATGGGCTACGCTCCTTATCTTCAAAGGTACAATTGTTATCAATTAATGCTGCTATTCACTTTTAAATTCAAAAATAGTGAATCACCAATCGTTACTCATTAATCATTTCTACCATCTATATCCTAATGAAGCCCCTACCCTAGGTACTAATTCCGTTGCAAAATCTTTATTTGATTGATAGATATTTCTACCTATTCCTCCATAAATTTCAAAAACAAAACCTTTACTGCTTACAAACTTACCTCCAACAGAGATTCCTACGGCAACATTATGAGAAGTTTCATCAACAGATGCTTGCTCTGTATAAGGATCTGTAATATAATCATAATATCTTCCATCGTAATCGTCCTGAACATTATACATACCAAAAGCTTCTAAAAAGAATCCCCAAGCATATTTACTAGCAAAAAACCTTCGATAAAACGGGGTGAAGGCAAATTTT
The nucleotide sequence above comes from Aureibaculum algae. Encoded proteins:
- a CDS encoding TetR/AcrR family transcriptional regulator, with the translated sequence MQQDLKSELTKQLIIDNAFNLFYEKGFKTTSIEKIMKATTLSKGAFYHHYKNKKELGLEVIDLKIQKRVYDGMISPLGESGDAFKIIESTFLNRIKSFPFYDKKHGCPMNNFINEIGDYELAYQNALKSIVENWKNALIALIERGKIENSINKSVSSKAVAVYLISAFEGIRGLRKLYVDDLILDDYIMGLSLYLKQLKP
- a CDS encoding haloacid dehalogenase type II translates to MENNRRNFIKKTALVGLAGAAIPQFGFAKNNLNREIDNNFIIRPKVLFFDVNETLLDLTAMKNSVGKALGNRSDLLPLWFTTMLQYSLVSTVGRQYKDFGVIGAAALQMVASNNNISISETEAKEAILGPIRSLPAHPEVKKALTELKNAGYKLVSFTNSSNKGVETQFKNAGLLDFFDDRLSVEDIGKFKPHADTYDWAARKMGIASNECLLVAAHGWDIAGALWANWRAAFISRPGAQLYPLAPTPEINESDLALITKKLIALK
- a CDS encoding peroxiredoxin-like family protein, whose product is MKQDSIERPLEKELNDRKASFEASASNEKKTKYAAGIKSVAKRHIVSNALQVGDTAINFTLTNASGKNITLFDELKNGPVLLMWYRGGWCPYCNMALHYMQESLSEFKKYGANLLALTPEVPDHSITTKEKNELQFEVLSDIDNEVARQYKVVYKLTDDVAEIYENSFELSKYNGNDKAELPLAATYIIGQDKVIKYAFLDADYRNRAEPNDLITFLKQN
- a CDS encoding SDR family oxidoreductase translates to MKLEKKVIIVTGSSKGIGKEIALLLAKNGAKVVVNHSNSEAEAQTTVESILKKGGNAISIKADVSQKDEVIHLFDKTIETYGKVDVLINNAGIMFSKKLKDNTQEDFSRLFDVNVRGVFNTLQEADSKLANHGKIINLSSSTVKLMFPTYALYSASKAAVEQMTRVFSKEIGRGISVNALAPGPTETNLFLEGKTPEFIEKLSAMNAFNRLAQPIDIANVVLFLASDESKWISGQVIGANGAMV
- a CDS encoding DUF3575 domain-containing protein, whose amino-acid sequence is MKKLLIISLFSLTLISFAQEDSDSIRRNELKVNVFNLIGLKVIDFSYEHLLDEQSSVGVSFFFNLKDNELSDFEDVFELYYNEKLAVTPYYRYNFLNRYTRAFFIEGFGMYNVQENFNNSGYENEYDPVVEDYEATSNNFAIGVSVGGKFVSGKGFVFEIYGGFGRNLYTSNDNIATDFVRRVGASIGFRF
- a CDS encoding DUF3575 domain-containing protein, whose product is MKKLIAIVFLLVTAITFAQNDDVPVKKHELKVNALNIIAFKAVDFSYEYLIDSESSFGASLLINLQDSDTYEDGPIYEEKFAFTPFYRRFFASKYAWGFFLEAFGMYNVQDDYDGRYYDYITDPYTEQASVDETSHNVAVGISVGGKFVSSKGFVFEIYGGIGRNIYQSNKDFATELVPRVGASLGYRW